In the genome of Lathyrus oleraceus cultivar Zhongwan6 chromosome 4, CAAS_Psat_ZW6_1.0, whole genome shotgun sequence, the window ATTTTGGTTTGAAGTTTGTTCAAAAGGCACAAACATTAGAAGTAGAGCTCATAGCTCTTCGGTCGAAAAGATCACTATGTGAGAAACGTCCGGAGCTTCACAAGGCAAAATATCTCCATATGGAGGCTCATCTCCCCTTTTAGCTTTAGTCTCTTTTCCACTTATCTCTTCATGACTTTTGGTTTCAATTGTACTAATTATTTCCCCTTTGGGCCATTGTAATGAACTTAAGCCATGTTGACAACATTTTTATTACCATGTTGGCTTCAACCAATTCGCATGCAACTATTCAGTTATTATTTTTATCTCTTGGAGTGTTGGcttatattttttttaaatattttccaTTCTCTCTTAAGATTCTTTTATCTTTATTAAGCTCCTCGATCTTATAAGCACCGTTAGAGAATACTTGCAAAATTTGAAAAGGACCTTCCCATTTGGGGGACCATTTCCCTAAGGACCTATCTtttcgatccattggaaggatcaCTTTCCAAACCAAGTCTTTAGGAAGAAACATCTTAATTTAAACCTTTTTATTGTAAGATTTATCTACTCCCTTCTTCTGCCTTTTCAATAATTCCAAGACATTGAGTCTCTCCTCATCTAGATCAACTAGCTCACCAAGCATCATGTTCCAATATGATTCTGATGGAATTTTATGATGCCTCTGAATTCTTGTTGATTGTAGGTAAATCTCAactggtaaaactgcatcatgaCTAAAAGTCAGTCGAAATGGGGTCGAATTAGTGGCTTCCTTGGGGGAGGTTTGACACACCCATAAAACCTGATCTAAAGTCTTGTGCCAATTTTTGGACCTCTTCCCCACATGTTTCTTAATCAAATTAATTACCACCTTATTCGCTGCTTCAACCTGACCATTAGCCTGAGCATAATATGGCGTAGAAGTTAATAATTTGAAACCCATTTCCATAGCAAATTCTTGCATTTTCAACCAGTAAACAATGATCCCTGATCTGTTGTAATGGTATTtgggattccaaatctataaataatGTGTTTCTGGATAAATTCAATCACATCTTCTTGGTCTACATTTGGCAAAGGTATAACTTCGAtccactttgtaaagtaatcaatacCAAACAAAATATACCTCTGACTTTTAAATGATGGTGGTCGAATTTCCCCAACAAAATCTAAAGCCCAACCACTAAAAGGCCATAATTTAACTATAGAATGCAGTTCGCTTGCAGGGACATGTTATATGTATGCATGTACTTGACACTCTTGGCATCCTTTGGCGAGTTCGATGCAGTCTTTTAACATGGTAGGCCAGTACATCCCTTGGCGAAATAATAACCACTTCATCTTATGGCCAACCTGGTGTGCCCCACATGCTCCACCATGGACAGTCGAAAGGCTAGATATGCCTCTTATTCACTAAGACATTTGAGTAAACCTCCCTCAGGAgtctttttgaataattcattACCCAAAAAACATAACTTAAAGCTCGATACCCGGTTTTCCGTTTGGTAGACGCCGTTGGATTTTGCAAATACTCCACTATTGGTTTTCTCAAATCCTCGTCTATCAGGCTATCTACTGCAAATATTTTGAAGCTCTCTTTGTCGGCGTATCCCAACTTTGTTATTT includes:
- the LOC127137374 gene encoding uncharacterized protein LOC127137374; its protein translation is MQEFAMEMGFKLLTSTPYYAQANGQVEAANKVVINLIKKHVGKRSKNWHKTLDQVLWVCQTSPKEATNSTPFRLTFSHDAVLPVEIYLQSTRIQRHHKIPSESYWNMMLGELVDLDEERLNVLELLKRQKKGVDKSYNKKV